One genomic region from Bacteroidales bacterium encodes:
- a CDS encoding DNA-directed RNA polymerase subunit omega: MDYKKSKAETSALTRKMRQFDKETGNIYETLAIISKRSNQISLELKDELNKKISEFATTTDSLEEVFENREQIEIARFYEKLPKATLLAVEEFLDDQVYYRNPSKEAANPLASDILE, translated from the coding sequence ATGGATTACAAAAAAAGCAAAGCTGAAACTTCTGCCCTAACAAGAAAGATGCGGCAGTTTGATAAAGAAACCGGTAATATCTACGAAACCCTGGCCATCATCTCAAAACGTAGCAACCAGATTTCGCTGGAACTCAAAGACGAACTCAACAAGAAAATATCGGAGTTTGCTACCACTACCGACAGCCTGGAAGAGGTTTTCGAGAATCGTGAACAGATCGAAATCGCCCGTTTCTACGAAAAGTTGCCCAAGGCTACACTACTTGCTGTTGAGGAGTTTCTCGACGACCAGGTATATTATCGCAATCCTTCCAAAGAGGCTGCCAATCCTCTTGCCAGCGACATACTAGAATAA
- the bamD gene encoding outer membrane protein assembly factor BamD yields the protein MRYPNHPKSITFAPMFKNNIFILLLLASLVMASCSNHQKLLKSTDNEAKYEKAMEYYEKGDFYRALQLFEQLMPVYRGTAKAEKLYFNYANAYYKEREYVLASYYFKRFALNFPSSQWAEEANFLAAYTKYLDSPRYSLDQTVTREAIDEFQLFINRYPFGEKAKEANELIDKLRYKLQMKSYNIANLYYKMEDYRAAIVSYEGMLKDYPDTEFKEEILYRIIRSYYQFAFKSIEEKKKERYEAAVKAYFDFVSLYPESKYISEVQRMRQRVEDELLIIDVEPS from the coding sequence GTGCGTTATCCCAACCATCCAAAAAGTATTACTTTTGCGCCCATGTTTAAAAATAACATCTTCATTCTGTTACTGTTGGCATCGCTGGTGATGGCATCGTGCAGCAATCATCAGAAACTTCTCAAAAGTACCGACAATGAAGCCAAGTACGAAAAAGCCATGGAATATTACGAGAAGGGCGATTTCTACAGGGCTTTACAGCTTTTTGAGCAGCTTATGCCCGTCTATCGTGGCACCGCCAAAGCAGAGAAGCTTTATTTTAACTATGCCAACGCTTATTACAAAGAACGCGAATACGTCCTGGCCAGCTATTATTTTAAACGCTTTGCGCTAAATTTTCCCTCCAGCCAGTGGGCCGAGGAAGCCAATTTTTTGGCAGCCTACACCAAGTACCTCGACAGTCCGCGCTATAGTCTCGACCAGACGGTGACACGTGAAGCCATCGACGAATTTCAGCTTTTTATTAACAGATATCCTTTCGGAGAAAAAGCCAAAGAAGCCAACGAACTGATAGACAAATTACGCTATAAGCTGCAGATGAAAAGTTACAACATTGCCAATTTGTATTATAAAATGGAGGATTACCGTGCAGCCATTGTATCGTACGAAGGCATGCTCAAAGATTATCCCGATACCGAATTTAAAGAAGAGATACTTTACAGGATCATCCGATCTTATTACCAATTTGCTTTCAAGAGCATCGAAGAGAAGAAAAAAGAACGGTATGAGGCTGCCGTGAAAGCCTATTTCGATTTTGTGAGTCTTTATCCCGAAAGTAAATATATTAGCGAGGTGCAGCGCATGCGCCAGCGGGTGGAAGACGAACTGTTGATAATTGACGTTGAACCATCATAA
- a CDS encoding aminotransferase class I/II-fold pyridoxal phosphate-dependent enzyme → MDIFEKFTNMGPLGQYNREAFGYFMFPKLEGEIEPRMKFLGKEMLTWSLNNYLGLANHPEVRKADAQAAADWGLAYPMGARMMSGHTKYHEELERQLAAYEKKEDAFLLNYGYQGMVSIVESLVSRHDVIVYDSEAHACIIDGCRLHFGKRFVYPHNDMANLEKELERATKITDQTGGGILVITEGVYGMSGDLGNLRDIVKLKDKFQFRILVDDAHGFGTMGSTGAGTSEHLGVMDEIDIYFGTFAKAMAGIGAFVASKKEVIEYLRYNMRSQIFAKSLPMPMVIGAIKRLELVKTQPQLRENLWKVVNALQSGLREKGLNIGNTASPVTPVMLQGGVAEATHITHDLRENYNIFCSIVTYPVVPKGVILLRLIPTASHTIEDANYTINAFAEVRRKLDAGEYSQKDMFDAHKLV, encoded by the coding sequence ATGGATATTTTTGAAAAGTTCACCAACATGGGGCCTCTGGGTCAATACAACCGCGAAGCCTTCGGATATTTTATGTTTCCCAAGCTGGAAGGAGAAATCGAGCCACGCATGAAATTTCTGGGAAAAGAGATGCTCACCTGGTCTCTCAACAATTACCTGGGCCTGGCCAACCATCCCGAAGTACGTAAAGCCGATGCTCAGGCTGCCGCCGACTGGGGCCTGGCCTACCCGATGGGAGCCCGCATGATGTCGGGACACACCAAATATCACGAAGAACTCGAACGCCAATTGGCAGCGTACGAGAAAAAAGAAGATGCTTTCCTACTCAACTACGGCTATCAGGGTATGGTGTCGATAGTGGAATCGCTGGTAAGCCGCCACGATGTTATCGTTTACGATTCCGAAGCACACGCCTGCATCATCGACGGATGCCGTCTGCATTTTGGCAAAAGGTTCGTTTATCCGCACAACGACATGGCCAACCTGGAGAAAGAACTCGAGCGTGCCACCAAAATCACCGACCAAACCGGTGGTGGCATTTTGGTGATAACCGAAGGCGTTTATGGCATGTCGGGCGACCTTGGCAACCTCAGAGATATTGTGAAACTTAAAGATAAATTCCAATTCAGAATATTGGTGGACGACGCACACGGATTTGGTACCATGGGGTCTACCGGCGCCGGAACCAGCGAACACCTGGGTGTGATGGATGAGATTGATATTTATTTCGGCACCTTTGCAAAAGCTATGGCCGGCATAGGCGCTTTTGTAGCCAGCAAGAAAGAAGTGATCGAATATCTGCGCTACAATATGCGCTCACAGATTTTTGCCAAATCGCTTCCCATGCCCATGGTAATTGGAGCCATAAAGCGTCTGGAACTCGTCAAGACCCAACCGCAATTGCGCGAAAATCTCTGGAAAGTGGTCAACGCGCTTCAAAGTGGACTCAGAGAAAAAGGCCTCAACATCGGAAATACTGCTTCGCCCGTTACACCTGTAATGCTTCAGGGCGGCGTAGCAGAAGCCACACACATCACCCACGACCTGCGCGAAAATTACAACATCTTCTGCAGCATCGTTACTTATCCGGTGGTTCCCAAAGGGGTTATCCTACTCCGCCTCATTCCTACTGCATCACATACGATTGAAGATGCCAATTACACCATCAACGCTTTCGCAGAAGTGCGCCGCAAACTCGACGCCGGCGAATACTCCCAGAAAGATATGTTCGACGCACACAAACTTGTTTAG
- a CDS encoding protease inhibitor I42 family protein yields MKNKIFPALFFAMMVLMLTGCEVSPLTESDNGSTVEYSIGAQFEVQLKGNPKAGFLWKTVGLDRSVLEQVGEAVIKSKSSDGSRDATYTFIFKTKSAGNTLLRLIYYNKNNEDPKPEDVFEIHVISGTMGRITS; encoded by the coding sequence ATGAAAAATAAAATTTTCCCGGCTCTATTCTTTGCAATGATGGTATTGATGCTCACCGGCTGCGAGGTTTCACCGCTCACCGAGAGCGACAACGGATCCACTGTTGAGTATTCCATTGGCGCGCAATTCGAGGTGCAGCTCAAAGGCAACCCGAAGGCAGGATTTCTTTGGAAGACGGTAGGTTTGGATCGTTCGGTTCTTGAGCAGGTGGGAGAGGCTGTCATAAAATCCAAAAGCAGTGATGGGAGCCGGGATGCTACGTACACTTTTATCTTTAAAACTAAAAGTGCCGGCAATACGCTGCTGCGGCTGATTTATTACAACAAAAACAACGAAGACCCAAAACCCGAAGATGTGTTCGAAATACATGTAATTTCAGGAACCATGGGCAGGATTACTTCCTGA
- a CDS encoding lycopene cyclase family protein, translated as MKNYDYIIAGGGAAGLSLAWYLSQTTKANASVLIIDKDKKQNNDRTWGFWHRQATPFEEIVSYRFDKLDFFSRYFNQRISMGSHQYSVIRGIDFYNFIRNSLAAFPNFEFLTANIEELQDQPDGVTAVTDQGSFSASWIFTSIYKEKDVLAAAGKSLYLRQHFKGWVIETDDPVFDASSFTMFDFRTPQQGAMRFFYVIPHNSRQALVEYTLFSEHLLPKSEYDSAIKTYIDEVLKIKLYRIIDDEFGVIPMTNYHFPVTQGRHIVPTGSAGGSSKPSSGYTFMRLQAHTKKVAAALAAGKSPAIPAVSTLRYRFYDAVLLNILKNDPEKAELLFSKMYQNNPMARLFDFLDEKGGLTNDLKMITSLPPWPFLKSTGQLMFR; from the coding sequence ATGAAAAACTATGATTATATAATCGCCGGTGGCGGCGCTGCAGGACTGAGCCTGGCCTGGTATCTGAGTCAGACCACCAAAGCCAATGCCAGCGTGCTTATCATCGACAAAGACAAAAAACAAAACAACGACCGCACCTGGGGATTTTGGCATCGCCAGGCCACGCCATTTGAAGAAATCGTAAGCTATCGTTTTGATAAATTGGATTTTTTCAGCCGTTATTTCAACCAAAGAATTTCGATGGGCAGCCACCAGTATTCCGTGATCCGGGGCATCGACTTTTATAACTTTATCCGCAATTCGCTGGCAGCTTTTCCCAACTTTGAATTTTTGACCGCTAATATCGAAGAGCTGCAAGACCAGCCCGATGGCGTCACAGCCGTTACCGATCAGGGCAGCTTTAGCGCAAGCTGGATTTTTACGAGTATTTATAAAGAAAAAGATGTGCTGGCTGCGGCCGGAAAATCATTGTATCTGCGGCAGCATTTCAAAGGATGGGTGATCGAAACTGACGATCCGGTTTTTGATGCCAGCAGTTTTACGATGTTCGATTTCAGGACGCCCCAGCAGGGTGCAATGCGATTTTTTTACGTGATCCCACATAATTCCAGGCAGGCGCTGGTTGAGTACACGCTGTTTTCGGAGCATTTACTGCCAAAGTCCGAATACGATTCTGCCATCAAAACCTACATAGACGAAGTGCTGAAGATAAAATTGTATCGCATCATCGACGACGAGTTTGGTGTGATTCCCATGACGAATTATCATTTTCCGGTGACGCAGGGACGGCATATTGTGCCAACCGGATCGGCAGGTGGCAGCTCGAAGCCCTCGTCGGGTTATACTTTTATGCGCTTACAAGCACATACAAAAAAGGTGGCGGCGGCGCTGGCTGCCGGGAAAAGTCCGGCGATACCGGCAGTTTCGACTTTGCGCTACAGGTTTTATGATGCTGTGTTGCTCAATATTTTGAAAAACGATCCTGAGAAGGCTGAGTTGCTTTTCTCTAAAATGTACCAAAATAATCCCATGGCGCGGCTCTTCGACTTTCTGGATGAGAAAGGCGGCTTAACCAACGACCTAAAAATGATCACATCATTGCCACCGTGGCCTTTTCTGAAATCGACCGGGCAGTTGATGTTTCGGTAA
- a CDS encoding flavin reductase family protein — protein MIKKIIPSTLATTALHRFILGAVAPRPIAFVSTVDAQGNSNLSPFSFFNAFGVNPTTLIFSPSRRGRDNTTKHTYQNIKEVPEVVINVVNYDIVQQASLASTEYAKGVNEFIKAGFTPLPSETIRPFRVKESPVQFECKVRQVIETGDGGGAANLVICEITMIHVHENILDENDTPDANKIRLVGRHTGDYYVKAFGESLFKVAKPLMRLGMGIDQLPEHIRLSKILTGNHLGQLGNIETMPEAEDIKRIRQSKDVKLLFKTLKDESVELEYQLHRLAQQWLDDGRAEDALALLMIEIPL, from the coding sequence ATGATAAAAAAGATAATTCCTTCAACGCTCGCCACCACAGCACTTCACCGCTTTATTCTGGGAGCTGTGGCACCGCGCCCCATTGCATTTGTCAGCACCGTGGATGCACAAGGCAACAGCAATCTGTCACCTTTCAGCTTTTTCAATGCTTTTGGTGTTAATCCTACCACACTCATCTTTTCGCCATCGCGGCGCGGGCGCGACAACACGACCAAACATACCTACCAAAATATCAAAGAGGTTCCCGAGGTGGTAATCAACGTGGTGAACTACGACATCGTGCAGCAGGCAAGTCTGGCAAGTACCGAGTATGCCAAAGGTGTTAACGAATTTATAAAAGCCGGTTTTACGCCTTTACCATCGGAAACTATCCGCCCTTTTCGTGTGAAAGAATCACCCGTTCAGTTTGAATGCAAAGTGAGGCAGGTGATCGAAACCGGCGACGGCGGCGGCGCGGCCAATCTGGTGATCTGCGAAATCACTATGATCCATGTGCATGAGAATATTCTCGACGAAAACGACACCCCCGACGCCAATAAGATAAGGCTGGTAGGACGACACACAGGCGACTATTATGTAAAAGCATTTGGCGAAAGCCTTTTCAAAGTAGCGAAACCGTTGATGCGGCTGGGCATGGGCATCGACCAACTGCCCGAGCACATCAGGCTGAGCAAAATACTTACCGGCAACCATTTGGGGCAGCTGGGAAATATCGAAACGATGCCTGAAGCGGAAGACATCAAACGAATCCGGCAGTCGAAGGATGTGAAACTATTATTTAAAACGCTTAAGGACGAATCCGTGGAGCTCGAGTATCAGCTGCATCGATTGGCGCAGCAATGGCTCGACGATGGCCGCGCGGAAGATGCGCTTGCATTGTTAATGATTGAAATCCCTCTGTGA
- the fahA gene encoding fumarylacetoacetase produces the protein MIKANNTSLQSWLKVPRNSDFPIQNIPFGIFKPKNRTTPRAGTRIGNHLIDLAAIASKGYFKDAGISKDVFSQPVLNDFISLGRPVWRAVRDQISAMFDKQNEEIWNTEDFKEDIFYDVKEVEMLLPVRITDYTDFYSSIEHATNVGSMFRDPDNALLPNWRHLPVGYHGRASSIVVSGTNIHRPVGQTKSNDDPAPILEATRQLDFELEMAFVVGKTTDLGSRVSLPHAEEHIFGLVLFNDLSARDIQRWEYVPLGPFLAKNFGSVASPWIVTLDALEPFRVEGPQQEPKVLPYLQFSGAMNFDVNLEVLIETNDFPAHSVCLSNFKYMYWNVFQQLAHHTINGCNINVGDMYASGTLSGPEPEQYGSMLELSWRGTKPLTMPDGTQRKFINDNDTIILRAHAEKDGVRIGFGESRTTILPAKPL, from the coding sequence ATGATTAAAGCAAACAACACATCGTTGCAGTCGTGGCTCAAAGTGCCGCGCAACAGCGACTTCCCGATACAAAATATTCCTTTCGGAATTTTTAAACCCAAAAATCGTACTACTCCGCGTGCAGGTACTCGTATCGGCAACCATTTGATCGATCTGGCTGCCATCGCCAGTAAAGGCTATTTTAAAGATGCCGGCATCAGCAAAGATGTTTTTTCGCAACCTGTGCTCAATGATTTTATTTCGTTGGGAAGGCCGGTGTGGCGGGCAGTGCGTGATCAGATTTCTGCAATGTTCGACAAGCAGAACGAAGAGATATGGAATACCGAAGATTTTAAAGAAGACATCTTTTATGATGTGAAGGAGGTGGAAATGCTTCTACCCGTGCGTATAACTGACTATACTGACTTTTATTCGAGCATAGAGCATGCTACCAATGTTGGCTCGATGTTTCGCGATCCCGACAATGCTTTGCTTCCCAACTGGCGTCATTTGCCGGTGGGCTATCATGGGCGGGCCTCGTCAATTGTCGTTTCAGGTACTAATATCCATCGGCCTGTGGGTCAGACCAAAAGCAACGACGATCCTGCTCCGATTCTGGAAGCTACTCGTCAGCTCGATTTTGAGCTGGAGATGGCTTTTGTGGTTGGGAAAACCACAGATCTGGGCAGCCGCGTTTCGCTACCGCATGCAGAAGAACACATTTTTGGACTGGTGCTTTTTAATGATCTATCGGCCCGCGACATCCAGAGATGGGAATATGTGCCACTGGGACCATTTCTGGCCAAGAACTTTGGCAGCGTGGCTTCGCCCTGGATCGTAACCCTCGATGCGCTGGAACCTTTCCGCGTTGAGGGGCCACAGCAGGAACCCAAAGTTTTGCCCTATCTTCAGTTTTCAGGAGCAATGAACTTTGATGTGAATCTGGAGGTGTTGATAGAAACCAATGACTTTCCGGCGCACAGCGTGTGTCTGTCCAACTTTAAATACATGTATTGGAATGTTTTTCAGCAACTCGCGCATCATACCATCAACGGCTGCAACATCAACGTGGGCGATATGTACGCTTCCGGAACGCTGAGCGGGCCGGAGCCGGAACAATACGGTTCGATGCTGGAACTTAGTTGGCGTGGAACAAAACCACTCACCATGCCCGACGGCACCCAACGCAAATTTATCAACGACAACGACACCATCATTCTGCGCGCTCATGCCGAAAAGGACGGCGTCAGAATTGGATTTGGCGAAAGCCGCACAACGATTTTGCCGGCAAAACCTTTGTAG
- the hppD gene encoding 4-hydroxyphenylpyruvate dioxygenase, translated as MAKYKLEEDFLPINGTDYVEFYVGNARQAAHYYQTAFGFQPLAYAGLETGLKDRASYVLKQDKIRFIFTTALTPNGDIAEHVKLHGDGVKVVALWVDDARKSYEETTKRGAKSYFEPKTEKDENGKVVTAGIHTYGDTVHIFVERKDYKGVFLPGYQKWDPLYKPSSVGLKYVDHMVGNVGWGEMNKWVQFYADVMGFKQIVSFDDKDISTEFTALMSKVMSNGNERIKFPINEPAEGKKKSQIEEYIDFYHGSGVQHVAMATDNIVKTVTELRDRGVEFLRVPNTYYETLLERVGKIDEELLPLKELGILVDRDDEGYLLQIFTRPVEDRPTVFYEIIQRKGARSFGKGNFKALFESIELEQERRGTL; from the coding sequence ATGGCAAAATACAAACTGGAAGAAGATTTCCTTCCGATCAACGGAACTGATTATGTCGAATTTTATGTAGGCAACGCCCGCCAGGCTGCGCATTATTACCAAACAGCTTTTGGCTTTCAGCCACTGGCGTATGCCGGACTGGAGACAGGACTGAAAGACCGTGCCTCGTATGTACTGAAGCAGGACAAAATCCGGTTTATTTTCACCACAGCACTTACGCCCAATGGCGACATTGCCGAGCACGTCAAACTTCACGGCGACGGTGTAAAAGTGGTGGCACTGTGGGTGGACGATGCACGCAAATCGTACGAAGAAACCACGAAGCGCGGAGCCAAATCCTATTTTGAACCAAAAACTGAAAAGGATGAAAATGGAAAAGTCGTCACCGCCGGCATTCATACCTACGGCGATACCGTGCACATTTTTGTCGAGCGCAAAGATTACAAAGGCGTGTTTTTACCTGGCTATCAGAAATGGGATCCACTGTACAAGCCATCGTCGGTGGGATTAAAATATGTGGATCATATGGTGGGCAACGTCGGTTGGGGTGAGATGAATAAATGGGTGCAGTTTTACGCTGACGTGATGGGATTCAAACAAATCGTTTCGTTTGACGATAAAGATATCTCGACGGAATTTACAGCTCTAATGAGCAAAGTGATGTCAAACGGCAACGAGCGCATCAAGTTCCCGATTAACGAGCCTGCCGAAGGCAAAAAGAAATCGCAGATCGAAGAGTATATCGATTTTTACCACGGTTCGGGTGTGCAGCATGTAGCCATGGCTACCGACAATATTGTAAAGACGGTAACCGAATTGCGCGACCGTGGCGTGGAGTTTCTGCGTGTTCCGAATACCTATTACGAGACTTTGCTGGAGCGCGTGGGCAAAATCGACGAAGAGCTGCTGCCACTCAAAGAGCTGGGGATATTGGTCGACCGCGACGACGAAGGCTATCTGCTGCAGATTTTTACCCGCCCGGTAGAAGACCGTCCCACAGTTTTCTACGAAATCATCCAGCGAAAAGGAGCACGTTCCTTTGGAAAAGGCAACTTCAAGGCGCTGTTTGAGTCGATAGAGCTGGAACAGGAGCGAAGGGGAACATTATAA
- a CDS encoding homogentisate 1,2-dioxygenase yields the protein MPHYHTLGKIPHKRHTQFRKADGSLYAEQLVSTEGFSDVYSLVYHTHEPTRVTSIDASYSVAPNIAIDKNMQHRSFLGFDVQSADDYLESRKYVLVNNDVYLALAAPRKSMTDYFYKNSGAHELVFVHRGKGILKSMYGNIPFEYGDHLIIPKGVTHQFEFDGSDNRLFIIESKEPFRFPKRYVNHAGQLLEHSPFCERDIRKPQQLETHDKTGDFLIKIKRDDTIWPYHNQTHPFDLVGWDGYLYPYAFSIHDFEPITGRVHQPPPVHQTFETSSFVVCAFVPRLYDYHPQSVPAPYNHSNVDSDEVLYYVDGDFMSRKHVVQGMISLHPVGIVHGPHPGTVEKSIGKKETGELAVMVDTFRPLKLTTEALEIEDKNYYKSWIEND from the coding sequence ATGCCACATTATCATACTCTTGGAAAGATTCCCCACAAACGTCATACACAATTTCGCAAAGCTGATGGAAGTCTTTACGCTGAGCAGCTTGTTTCGACTGAGGGTTTTTCGGATGTTTATTCCTTGGTTTATCACACACACGAGCCTACGCGCGTAACGAGTATCGATGCTTCCTATTCGGTAGCTCCCAACATCGCTATTGATAAAAATATGCAGCACCGGAGTTTTCTGGGTTTTGATGTGCAGTCTGCCGACGACTATCTGGAGAGCCGTAAATATGTGTTGGTGAATAATGACGTGTACCTGGCCCTGGCAGCCCCGCGCAAATCGATGACGGATTATTTTTATAAAAACTCAGGCGCCCATGAGCTGGTGTTTGTCCATCGTGGCAAAGGGATTTTGAAAAGTATGTACGGAAATATTCCTTTTGAATATGGCGATCATCTGATCATCCCTAAAGGCGTTACCCATCAGTTTGAATTTGATGGCAGCGACAACCGTCTTTTCATTATCGAGTCCAAAGAGCCATTTCGCTTTCCAAAACGCTACGTGAACCATGCCGGCCAGCTTCTGGAACATTCGCCCTTTTGTGAGCGCGACATCCGCAAGCCACAGCAACTCGAAACACATGATAAAACAGGTGATTTTCTTATTAAAATAAAACGCGACGATACCATCTGGCCTTATCATAACCAAACGCATCCCTTCGATTTGGTGGGGTGGGATGGTTACCTTTATCCGTATGCTTTTTCCATTCACGATTTCGAGCCTATTACCGGGCGCGTGCATCAGCCGCCACCTGTTCACCAAACTTTCGAGACTTCCTCTTTTGTGGTTTGTGCCTTTGTGCCGCGGCTTTACGACTACCATCCGCAGTCGGTGCCTGCGCCTTACAACCACAGCAACGTCGATAGCGACGAGGTACTTTATTATGTGGATGGCGACTTTATGAGCCGCAAACATGTGGTGCAGGGAATGATTTCGTTGCATCCCGTTGGCATCGTTCATGGGCCTCATCCCGGAACCGTCGAAAAAAGTATTGGCAAAAAAGAAACCGGTGAGCTGGCTGTGATGGTCGATACCTTCCGTCCTTTGAAGCTTACAACGGAAGCTTTAGAGATTGAAGACAAAAACTATTACAAAAGTTGGATTGAAAATGATTAA
- a CDS encoding OsmC family protein — protein sequence MALSTMKVSTNIKQGFKTLVKASNHEFIIDQPTSAGGEDAGPNPLELFLSSLGACICAIGRIISTQRRLNIKEINVDVEGDLDKDYLMGKTTEGRAGFTNIRSYVTITAELTSEQKEQLISEISSRCPVADNLLNVSIISPKLVLA from the coding sequence ATGGCACTTAGCACAATGAAAGTATCAACGAACATAAAACAGGGTTTTAAGACCCTTGTCAAAGCTTCAAACCATGAATTTATTATTGACCAGCCCACATCCGCCGGCGGCGAAGATGCAGGCCCAAACCCGCTGGAGTTATTTCTCAGCTCTTTGGGAGCATGCATTTGCGCTATCGGACGCATAATTTCTACCCAGCGCAGGTTGAATATTAAAGAAATCAACGTGGACGTAGAAGGCGACCTCGACAAAGATTATCTGATGGGAAAAACTACCGAAGGACGTGCAGGATTTACCAATATCCGCTCCTATGTAACCATCACCGCCGAGCTCACCTCTGAACAAAAAGAACAACTTATCAGCGAGATCTCAAGTCGCTGCCCTGTTGCCGATAACCTCCTGAATGTATCGATTATTAGCCCAAAACTGGTACTAGCATAA
- the porQ gene encoding type IX secretion system protein PorQ: MNKYLILFFVSILLFCGYSAQSQIGGDGVYRFLNVPVSARAAAMGGNFLAVKDGDITQALFNPSLISPEMSNNLALSFVDYYADINYGAASYARTFNKTGTYVATMQYLNYGEFTYADAAGQTFGTFTANDLALNIGWGRDLDSLFSIGANLKLIYSGLEDYQSFGVAVDVAGSYYNPEQQLTVSLVARNIGSQLKPYRSGNYERLPFEINIGVSQRLRHLPFRYSILLTNLQKWDLTYKDPNDPDQQIDPITGEVNEKDGFADFADKAMRHIVIGGEFIPSKYFSLRVGYNYQRRQEMGVYNKMGTVGFSWGLGLKISKFQIEYSRATYHLNGSPNYITIRTNLSDFSKN; this comes from the coding sequence ATGAATAAATATCTCATCCTTTTTTTTGTTAGCATATTGCTGTTTTGTGGATATTCAGCCCAGAGTCAGATTGGTGGCGATGGCGTGTACCGTTTCCTGAATGTGCCTGTTTCGGCCCGGGCAGCAGCAATGGGTGGTAATTTTTTGGCTGTGAAAGATGGCGACATCACCCAGGCCTTGTTCAACCCTTCGTTGATTAGCCCTGAAATGAGTAACAATCTGGCACTGAGTTTTGTGGATTACTACGCCGACATCAATTACGGCGCTGCCAGCTATGCGCGCACCTTTAATAAAACAGGAACTTATGTGGCCACCATGCAGTACCTCAACTATGGCGAGTTTACTTATGCCGATGCGGCAGGACAAACCTTTGGAACATTTACGGCCAACGACCTGGCGCTGAACATAGGGTGGGGGCGCGACCTTGATTCGTTGTTCTCGATCGGAGCCAATCTGAAGCTAATCTATTCCGGACTGGAAGATTATCAGTCGTTTGGTGTGGCGGTGGATGTGGCCGGAAGCTATTATAATCCTGAGCAGCAATTGACGGTTTCGCTGGTAGCACGTAATATCGGCAGCCAGCTCAAGCCTTATCGTTCGGGAAATTACGAAAGATTGCCTTTTGAGATCAATATTGGCGTTTCGCAACGGCTTCGCCACCTGCCTTTCCGCTATTCTATTTTGCTCACCAATCTGCAAAAATGGGATTTGACTTATAAAGATCCCAACGATCCAGATCAGCAGATCGATCCCATCACCGGCGAGGTGAACGAAAAGGATGGCTTTGCGGATTTTGCTGATAAAGCAATGCGCCACATTGTGATTGGCGGCGAGTTTATCCCGAGCAAATATTTCTCCCTCAGAGTAGGTTACAACTATCAGCGGCGTCAGGAGATGGGTGTTTATAATAAAATGGGAACGGTAGGATTTTCGTGGGGGTTGGGATTAAAGATTTCCAAGTTTCAGATTGAATATTCGCGGGCTACTTATCATCTCAATGGTTCGCCCAACTATATCACCATCCGCACCAACCTGTCGGATTTTTCCAAAAATTAG
- a CDS encoding thioredoxin family protein: MKTKLLILLIGILASGATFAQDGYEVGDKAMNFTLQNVDGRVISLSDYDNQKGAIVIFTCNHCPYSVAYEDRIIALHQKYAPQGYPVIAINPNDPTLEPEDSFELMVKRAQEKDFPFPYLFDKGQKVFPEYGATRTPHVFLLMNRGNYFEVAYIGAIDDNFQNADEVEQYYVEDALADLQRGKNPRPNFTKAIGCTIKTRSGNSKNK, translated from the coding sequence ATGAAAACTAAGCTTTTAATACTCCTTATCGGAATATTGGCTTCAGGCGCAACGTTCGCTCAGGATGGCTACGAGGTTGGCGACAAAGCCATGAATTTCACGCTCCAAAATGTAGATGGTCGTGTGATTTCTTTGTCGGATTACGACAATCAGAAGGGCGCCATCGTGATCTTTACCTGCAACCATTGTCCTTATTCGGTAGCTTACGAAGACCGCATCATCGCGCTGCATCAAAAATATGCACCGCAGGGTTATCCGGTCATTGCCATCAATCCCAACGACCCGACGCTGGAACCCGAAGATTCTTTTGAACTAATGGTAAAACGTGCGCAGGAAAAAGATTTCCCGTTTCCGTATCTTTTTGATAAAGGCCAAAAGGTATTTCCTGAATATGGCGCCACACGCACCCCGCACGTCTTTTTGCTGATGAACCGTGGTAACTATTTCGAGGTAGCCTATATCGGCGCTATCGACGACAACTTCCAGAATGCCGACGAGGTGGAGCAGTATTATGTGGAAGATGCACTGGCAGACCTTCAAAGAGGCAAAAATCCACGCCCTAACTTTACAAAAGCCATTGGCTGCACCATAAAGACCAGATCGGGAAATTCCAAAAATAAATAA